The following proteins come from a genomic window of Spongiibacter tropicus DSM 19543:
- a CDS encoding DUF1513 domain-containing protein: MKRREVLLSSLALPLGAALLWQGRGIISPNSDGRAYTPLCSAAYDGHGGCQFGATQSGKLAFSLSSHERGHDSCVHPARKEALFFARRPGTHVYITDLHSGELKQTIQAQDGFHFYGHGCLGADDRTLYTTENHVAGDGRGAIGCYDSHDGYRYLGHIDCGGIGPHELALMPDGEHLVVAVGGLKTLPDSGRKTLNPEALEPGLSYIHLPSGAVAEFVPSPHPQLSLRHLDVNAHGDVVVGAQFQGPRPSTQPLLYHHRRGSSLRALDRQRPLPMRHDYVASVALDDSGQALCSFPLDNQFALWSIAEQRLIQSWQLRDCAGAVYDPQYRQFVISSSTGQLVAVRAGERTPRQLAYLPEFHWDNHLSLIGAELASQLPTS; encoded by the coding sequence ATGAAACGACGCGAGGTACTGCTTTCATCTCTTGCGTTGCCCCTCGGGGCCGCGCTGTTGTGGCAGGGGCGTGGCATCATTTCACCGAATTCAGACGGCCGTGCTTACACGCCACTATGCAGCGCTGCCTACGATGGCCATGGCGGCTGCCAGTTTGGCGCGACCCAATCCGGCAAACTCGCGTTTAGTCTGAGCAGCCATGAACGCGGACACGACAGCTGTGTTCACCCCGCGCGTAAGGAAGCCCTGTTCTTTGCTCGCCGCCCCGGTACCCATGTGTATATCACCGACCTGCACAGTGGAGAGCTTAAACAAACGATTCAGGCCCAAGATGGCTTTCACTTCTACGGGCATGGCTGCCTCGGAGCCGATGACCGCACGCTCTACACTACCGAAAATCACGTAGCTGGAGACGGCCGTGGCGCCATTGGTTGTTACGACAGCCATGACGGCTACCGCTATCTCGGCCATATCGACTGCGGCGGTATCGGCCCCCATGAGTTGGCATTGATGCCCGATGGTGAACACCTGGTGGTTGCCGTCGGCGGACTGAAAACACTGCCAGACTCAGGCCGTAAAACCCTCAACCCCGAGGCTCTGGAGCCGGGGCTGAGCTATATCCACCTACCCAGCGGGGCCGTTGCGGAATTCGTCCCGTCACCGCACCCGCAGCTCAGCCTGCGGCACCTGGATGTCAATGCCCACGGTGATGTGGTTGTCGGCGCGCAATTCCAGGGCCCCCGCCCCTCAACCCAGCCATTGCTTTACCACCACCGCCGCGGCAGCTCGCTGCGCGCGCTGGACCGTCAGCGTCCACTGCCTATGCGGCACGACTATGTCGCCAGCGTTGCACTCGATGACAGTGGCCAGGCGCTGTGCAGTTTTCCTTTGGATAACCAGTTTGCACTGTGGTCGATTGCCGAACAGCGTCTGATTCAAAGCTGGCAGCTCAGAGACTGTGCTGGCGCCGTCTACGACCCCCAGTACCGGCAATTTGTGATCAGCAGCAGCACTGGACAACTGGTAGCGGTTCGCGCCGGCGAACGCACGCCGAGACAACTTGCTTATCTCCCCGAGTTTCACTGGGATAATCACCTCAGCCTGATTGGCGCCGAACTGGCAAGCCAACTGCCCACGAGCTGA
- a CDS encoding multicopper oxidase family protein encodes MKRRSILKHSLALATAASLPRMSLAMASPADDFDYILTAETGRENLLGDAPTDILGFNGQFPAPVLRVKQGKRLRLRFDNKLEQASTIHWHGIRIDNAMDGVPMLSQKPVEPGESFVYDFVCPDAGTFWYHPHIHSIRQLGMGMVGALIVEEPDAPPYHEVIIGLKDWRLKPDGSYLPLSIPREAFRDGTLGTVNTVNGQQRPIIDVPAGAALRLRILNMDNTRVFRPEVSGHETRILSLDGSPVIPHRPFELTPLGAGMRMDLAMYAPDRVGEEIPVYDKKGRFGVELCRLRVVENARHTAPTTLPNLPANPIATPDLDKAEILRFVFEWQGALSPTRADGAVDHSFWLINRRAWDGGEGHHSLPEPLAKLTLGRSYIAELHNATPHQHPIHLHGLIFTVLSSNKRSIIPYHSDTILLEKNERARIAFVADNPGDWMFHCHVIEHMKTGLMGYISIS; translated from the coding sequence ATGAAACGACGCAGTATATTGAAACACAGCCTCGCCCTGGCCACGGCAGCCAGCCTGCCACGCATGAGTCTGGCTATGGCGTCGCCCGCCGATGACTTCGACTATATTTTGACCGCCGAGACGGGCCGGGAAAATCTGCTTGGCGATGCGCCCACGGATATCCTCGGTTTTAACGGGCAGTTTCCCGCGCCAGTGCTTCGCGTAAAGCAGGGTAAGCGGCTGCGCCTGCGCTTTGATAATAAACTGGAACAGGCCAGTACCATTCACTGGCATGGCATCCGTATCGACAATGCGATGGATGGCGTGCCCATGCTCAGTCAGAAGCCGGTCGAACCCGGCGAGAGCTTTGTTTACGACTTTGTCTGCCCGGACGCCGGCACATTCTGGTACCACCCGCATATACACAGCATCCGCCAGCTGGGGATGGGAATGGTCGGCGCCCTGATCGTCGAGGAGCCCGATGCCCCGCCCTACCACGAGGTCATCATTGGTCTGAAAGACTGGCGCCTGAAGCCGGATGGCAGCTATCTGCCGCTGTCGATTCCCCGGGAAGCCTTCCGGGATGGCACCCTGGGGACGGTAAACACGGTGAACGGCCAGCAGCGCCCTATCATCGACGTCCCCGCGGGCGCCGCCTTGCGACTGCGTATTCTAAATATGGACAACACGCGGGTATTTCGCCCGGAAGTCAGTGGACATGAGACGCGAATCCTTTCGCTGGACGGCAGCCCGGTCATTCCCCATCGCCCCTTTGAATTGACACCACTGGGCGCAGGAATGCGCATGGATCTCGCCATGTATGCCCCCGACCGTGTAGGAGAAGAAATCCCCGTTTACGATAAAAAAGGCCGGTTTGGCGTTGAGCTTTGCCGACTGAGGGTTGTCGAGAATGCCCGACATACGGCACCGACAACCCTGCCCAATCTACCCGCCAATCCGATTGCGACACCTGATCTCGACAAGGCAGAAATCCTGCGTTTTGTATTTGAGTGGCAGGGAGCGCTGTCACCCACCCGCGCAGACGGCGCAGTCGATCACAGCTTCTGGCTCATCAATCGCCGCGCCTGGGACGGCGGCGAGGGCCACCACAGCCTGCCGGAACCGCTGGCGAAGCTGACACTGGGCCGCAGCTACATTGCCGAACTACACAATGCGACGCCGCATCAGCATCCGATCCACCTGCACGGTTTAATCTTTACCGTATTGTCATCTAACAAGCGCAGCATTATCCCCTACCATAGCGATACAATTCTGTTAGAGAAGAACGAGCGCGCACGCATCGCTTTTGTGGCCGACAATCCCGGCGACTGGATGTTTCACTGCCATGTGATTGAACATATGAAAACAGGCTTGATGGGCTACATCTCCATCAGCTGA
- a CDS encoding sensor domain-containing diguanylate cyclase, translating into MRLVTKAGLLVACTMLVTLLSGLLARNYILNPHLLSIEREADQRDIERFTHAIDHYRENLESRIKRIYAAAGVLQNLGGTINWSPIVLDLAHIGGYEELDYFILADKSGDNAVMRVGELVDKADTPPSPRALSEVLKKIIAQLDSTDGATTSGLMVSQADGPLVYAAGRASWNTDKLPAIYAAVRRLSPAMIEELGEHLGLSVEALSLADSKNQRKHYGVGLGQRSDADTLYAELHDRNDNHILSLKFNTAPRAFDERTFSPTIVAALSFSILAWGLILLVMRHSIVKPIQQLTATMRRVRQTSNYGERFEYRHRDELGKLVDECNELLNHVGGHTQQLENYSYKDSLTGIGNRRLFQERLDYQWRLSQRKHMPLSAIVFDLDYFKQYNDLYGHEGGDTVLKVFASLLQEVFTRDTDVVARTGGEEFIVLLLDADYHCAELMAERTLNALRQRHIPHAGAAHRGQVSASAGVSSLTPDESNSQEQLIRQADKALYRAKQLGRDNVAVYESSSLQLINNTHKSQP; encoded by the coding sequence ATGAGACTCGTCACCAAAGCCGGACTACTTGTCGCCTGCACCATGCTGGTCACCTTGCTGTCCGGTTTGCTCGCCCGAAACTATATTCTTAATCCACACCTGCTCAGTATTGAACGTGAAGCAGACCAACGTGATATAGAACGCTTCACTCACGCCATTGACCATTATCGCGAAAACCTTGAAAGCCGCATAAAACGCATCTACGCAGCGGCCGGTGTGCTGCAGAATCTCGGCGGCACAATAAACTGGTCCCCGATTGTTCTCGACCTCGCCCACATCGGCGGTTACGAAGAGCTGGACTATTTCATTCTCGCCGACAAAAGCGGTGACAATGCCGTGATGCGAGTCGGCGAACTGGTCGATAAGGCAGACACACCGCCCTCTCCCCGCGCCTTGAGCGAAGTGCTGAAGAAAATTATCGCCCAGCTCGACAGTACGGATGGCGCTACGACCTCGGGATTGATGGTCAGCCAGGCCGATGGCCCGCTGGTTTATGCGGCGGGACGGGCAAGCTGGAACACCGATAAATTACCCGCAATCTATGCCGCCGTCCGGCGATTAAGCCCAGCGATGATCGAAGAGCTAGGGGAACACCTGGGCTTGTCTGTGGAGGCCCTGAGTCTTGCCGACAGTAAGAACCAGAGAAAGCACTACGGTGTGGGGCTGGGACAACGCAGTGATGCCGATACGCTTTACGCTGAACTGCATGATCGCAATGACAATCACATTCTCTCTCTTAAATTCAACACGGCTCCCCGGGCTTTTGACGAAAGAACATTCAGCCCCACCATTGTCGCCGCATTGAGTTTCTCGATTCTGGCTTGGGGTCTGATCTTGCTGGTCATGCGCCACAGCATCGTCAAGCCCATTCAACAACTCACCGCGACTATGCGACGTGTGCGACAGACCAGTAATTACGGAGAACGCTTTGAATACCGGCACCGGGATGAACTGGGCAAGCTGGTGGACGAATGTAATGAACTGCTCAACCACGTTGGCGGACATACCCAGCAGTTGGAAAACTACTCGTATAAAGACTCGCTGACCGGTATTGGTAATCGACGTCTGTTCCAGGAGCGTCTGGATTATCAGTGGCGGCTCTCACAGCGCAAACACATGCCGCTCAGCGCAATTGTTTTCGATCTGGACTACTTCAAGCAATACAATGATCTGTATGGGCATGAGGGCGGCGACACCGTGCTCAAGGTATTTGCCTCGCTGTTGCAAGAGGTCTTCACACGCGACACCGACGTCGTCGCTCGGACGGGCGGAGAGGAATTTATCGTGCTGCTGCTCGACGCCGATTACCACTGTGCAGAGTTGATGGCAGAGCGTACGCTGAATGCGCTTCGTCAGCGCCATATTCCGCATGCCGGGGCAGCTCACCGCGGCCAGGTCTCCGCCAGTGCCGGCGTTTCCAGCCTGACGCCTGACGAGAGCAACAGCCAGGAGCAGCTTATCCGACAGGCTGACAAAGCGTTGTACCGCGCCAAGCAATTGGGACGTGACAATGTCGCCGTGTACGAGTCCTCATCGCTGCAACTGATCAATAACACGCACAAATCCCAGCCGTAA
- a CDS encoding WS/DGAT/MGAT family O-acyltransferase: MKQLGILDSAFVNLEHPNTPQHVGGMGIYDPSTAPGGFVRFKGVIANFERRLKKHSIFRSRLVKVPGNLDRPYWVQDANFDVEFHIRHLALPQPGDWRQLCILIARLHARPLDMSRPLWEAYIIEGLDNIPGVPKGGFAIYTKMHHSLVDGAGGSSIMSVIHDLEADPAAVPEGPDTVMVDVAPSSLYLGTATAINQVKNTVKMVGSAASTLRDLGKMAWGVARKQIPMPPIASPRTRFNKPVGPYRVFEAAEFPLDDFKIIKNYADVKINDVVLAVVGGAMRKYLKHHEELPDDSLAVSIPLNMRTRRGVSDENNQIGSVFVEVHTELDDPLERLKAVHKGSQDAKVYGENSPLVDVLCLAGVMAPALTRPLVNTYVNNELTQHLPLGISSVVSNVAGPPFPLYSAGAKMVRYYGLGLLTPGVGLFHLIYSACGVVTMSILGDRDSMPDPAFYRQCAEEAFADLLAAVKAAEKADAEAAEAAKKKPAPKRAAGKAKAPVRKARSSKASSSKSSEAAAPKRATAKKAASSGKRSSAAKATAAKADGDKVSSLFGGSDAAASNVVALSAEK, from the coding sequence ATGAAGCAACTAGGTATACTCGACTCGGCATTTGTCAATCTGGAGCACCCCAACACGCCTCAGCATGTGGGCGGTATGGGGATTTACGACCCTTCGACGGCGCCGGGTGGCTTCGTGCGCTTCAAGGGTGTGATTGCCAATTTCGAACGTCGACTCAAGAAGCACTCGATCTTTCGCTCGCGCCTCGTCAAGGTGCCGGGGAATCTTGATCGCCCCTATTGGGTGCAAGATGCCAATTTCGACGTGGAATTCCACATTCGGCACCTCGCGCTTCCTCAGCCCGGTGACTGGCGCCAGCTCTGTATTTTGATTGCCCGTCTGCATGCCCGTCCACTGGATATGTCACGTCCGCTGTGGGAGGCCTATATCATCGAGGGGCTGGATAATATTCCGGGTGTCCCCAAGGGTGGTTTTGCCATCTATACCAAGATGCACCACTCGCTGGTTGATGGCGCCGGTGGTTCGTCAATCATGTCGGTGATTCACGATTTGGAAGCGGACCCCGCGGCGGTGCCGGAAGGACCGGATACCGTCATGGTCGATGTGGCGCCCAGTTCCTTGTACCTGGGCACGGCGACGGCGATCAATCAGGTCAAGAATACCGTCAAAATGGTCGGTAGCGCGGCGAGCACATTGAGAGACCTCGGCAAGATGGCGTGGGGTGTGGCCCGCAAACAGATTCCCATGCCGCCGATTGCCTCGCCCAGAACCCGCTTCAACAAACCGGTAGGGCCGTATCGCGTTTTTGAGGCCGCCGAGTTTCCGCTGGATGATTTTAAAATCATCAAGAATTACGCCGACGTAAAAATCAATGACGTGGTGTTGGCGGTGGTGGGTGGCGCAATGCGCAAGTACCTCAAGCATCACGAGGAGCTGCCTGATGACAGCCTGGCGGTATCTATCCCCTTGAATATGCGGACTCGCCGCGGCGTGTCTGATGAGAACAACCAGATCGGCTCGGTATTTGTTGAAGTGCACACCGAGCTTGATGATCCGCTGGAGCGTTTGAAGGCGGTCCACAAGGGCTCGCAGGATGCCAAGGTCTACGGAGAGAACTCGCCGCTGGTTGACGTTTTGTGTCTTGCTGGCGTGATGGCTCCCGCGCTGACCCGCCCGCTGGTCAACACCTATGTTAACAACGAGCTGACACAGCACCTGCCGCTGGGTATCAGCTCGGTGGTGTCGAATGTGGCGGGGCCGCCGTTCCCGCTGTACTCGGCGGGCGCAAAAATGGTTCGCTACTACGGCTTGGGCCTGCTGACACCGGGCGTTGGTTTGTTCCATCTGATCTACAGTGCCTGTGGTGTTGTGACGATGTCGATTCTCGGCGATCGCGACTCCATGCCAGACCCCGCCTTCTATCGCCAGTGTGCTGAAGAAGCGTTTGCAGACTTGCTGGCGGCGGTGAAAGCGGCAGAGAAGGCGGATGCAGAGGCTGCGGAGGCTGCCAAGAAGAAACCGGCACCAAAGCGGGCCGCTGGCAAAGCTAAGGCCCCCGTTCGCAAAGCGCGTTCAAGTAAGGCATCGTCGAGCAAGAGCAGCGAAGCCGCAGCGCCCAAGCGTGCCACAGCCAAGAAGGCGGCGTCGAGCGGCAAGCGGAGCAGCGCGGCCAAGGCAACAGCCGCTAAAGCGGATGGCGACAAAGTCAGCTCACTGTTTGGCGGCAGCGACGCCGCAGCCAGCAATGTCGTGGCACTCAGCGCTGAAAAATAA
- a CDS encoding rhodanese-related sulfurtransferase, translating to MSQIVVAALYKFVTLPDYREKREPLLQRCLDLGVRGTLLLAEEGINGTVAGSRDAIDSLLSELRSDPRLVDLVHKESYDEAQPFYRMKVKLKKEIVTMGIEGIDPNHVVGTYVKPRDWNALISDPEVLLIDTRNDYEVEIGTFKGAVDPKTATFREFPEYVREHYDPEKHKKVAMFCTGGIRCEKASAFMKQEGFDEVYHLEGGILKYLEEVDAQSSLWEGECFVFDNRVSVKQGLEVGSYALCHGCRHPISDEDRRHPQFEEGVSCPSCYETLTEEQRKRFRDRQKQVELARQRQVPHVGAPPPERQRRSQ from the coding sequence ATGAGTCAGATAGTTGTTGCTGCCCTGTATAAATTTGTGACCTTGCCCGATTACCGGGAGAAGCGCGAACCGCTGTTGCAGCGCTGCCTGGATTTGGGGGTTCGTGGCACCTTGCTGCTGGCCGAAGAGGGGATCAACGGCACCGTAGCGGGCTCCAGAGACGCTATCGACAGCCTGTTAAGTGAGCTGCGCAGCGATCCGCGTCTGGTGGATCTTGTTCATAAAGAGTCCTACGACGAGGCGCAGCCTTTCTACCGCATGAAGGTCAAGCTCAAAAAAGAGATTGTGACCATGGGTATCGAGGGTATTGATCCCAACCATGTGGTTGGAACCTATGTGAAACCCCGCGACTGGAATGCCCTGATCTCTGACCCCGAAGTGCTGTTGATTGATACGCGCAATGATTACGAGGTGGAAATCGGTACGTTCAAGGGCGCCGTTGATCCCAAAACGGCGACCTTCCGTGAGTTTCCCGAGTATGTGCGCGAGCATTACGATCCTGAAAAGCACAAGAAAGTCGCGATGTTTTGCACAGGCGGCATTCGTTGCGAAAAAGCCTCGGCATTTATGAAACAGGAAGGTTTCGACGAGGTCTACCACCTTGAGGGTGGCATCCTGAAGTACCTCGAAGAGGTGGATGCGCAGTCCAGCCTGTGGGAAGGCGAGTGTTTTGTTTTCGACAACCGCGTCTCCGTAAAGCAGGGACTGGAAGTGGGCAGTTATGCACTGTGCCATGGCTGTCGTCACCCGATCAGTGACGAGGACCGCCGGCACCCGCAATTTGAGGAAGGGGTAAGCTGTCCGTCCTGTTACGAAACATTGACCGAGGAGCAGCGCAAGCGCTTCCGCGATCGTCAGAAACAGGTGGAGCTGGCGCGTCAGCGTCAGGTTCCTCATGTCGGTGCACCGCCGCCGGAGCGACAGCGACGGTCGCAGTGA
- a CDS encoding BolA family protein: MQIEQAIREKLLAGFDPSHLELINESHMHSVPANSETHFKVVLVSAAFDGKRRVARHQAVYAALADELAGPVHALALHLFSPDEWQAQSTVPDSPQCLGGSKREAAAK; encoded by the coding sequence ATGCAGATTGAGCAGGCGATTCGCGAAAAACTGCTTGCCGGGTTTGACCCGTCTCACCTCGAACTCATCAACGAAAGCCACATGCACAGTGTGCCCGCCAATTCAGAGACCCATTTCAAGGTCGTACTGGTTTCCGCGGCTTTTGATGGCAAACGACGCGTAGCCCGTCATCAAGCCGTGTACGCCGCGCTGGCCGACGAACTGGCCGGGCCGGTGCACGCACTGGCTTTGCACCTCTTCTCTCCGGATGAATGGCAGGCGCAGTCCACGGTGCCGGACTCGCCGCAGTGTCTGGGTGGCAGCAAGCGCGAGGCCGCTGCCAAATGA
- a CDS encoding aminotransferase class I/II-fold pyridoxal phosphate-dependent enzyme: protein MEYSAVSDGLQPVHGGDPRYVRYPAAMPQPLLNLATGVNPWPWPVPPIPEDVWQELPYDCPVLQSAAASYYQLAPEQLLLSSGSQPIIQLLPELYPLGEVLLPSVAYEEHAYRWQQAGHRLHRFDNDGDVAALLIEKPIRYLVLVSPNNPDGHCIPVAQLREWLALLPDNGLMVVDQAYVDGYPDYQANALLDSGRVVLLRSVGKFFGLPGLRLGAALAAPECLDRLARLLGPWPINRAAQYLGAQLFADSDWQQTNQRRLLRASGEQAALWAALFGGEAVACQSQALFNSYRLPLRRADDWASALLAQGILSRVYRCGEWGYLRLGLAEDAGLLKARLGAVIAPS, encoded by the coding sequence GTGGAATATTCAGCTGTGAGTGATGGCTTGCAGCCCGTTCACGGTGGTGATCCGCGCTATGTGAGATACCCGGCGGCAATGCCGCAGCCGCTGTTGAATCTGGCTACTGGCGTGAATCCCTGGCCCTGGCCTGTACCCCCGATTCCCGAGGACGTCTGGCAGGAGCTGCCCTATGACTGTCCCGTGCTACAGAGTGCTGCGGCGAGCTACTATCAGCTTGCTCCTGAGCAGCTATTGCTGAGCAGCGGCAGCCAACCGATTATTCAGTTGCTGCCAGAGCTGTATCCCTTGGGCGAGGTGTTGCTCCCCAGCGTCGCTTACGAAGAACATGCCTACCGTTGGCAGCAGGCCGGACATCGGCTGCATCGCTTTGACAATGACGGCGACGTGGCCGCACTGCTGATAGAAAAACCGATTCGCTATCTGGTGCTGGTCAGCCCGAATAATCCGGATGGACATTGCATTCCCGTTGCCCAGCTTCGGGAATGGTTGGCCTTATTACCGGACAACGGACTGATGGTGGTGGATCAGGCCTATGTGGACGGTTACCCGGACTATCAGGCCAATGCCTTGCTGGACAGTGGCAGGGTAGTGTTGCTGCGCTCGGTCGGGAAATTCTTTGGCTTGCCTGGCCTGCGTCTCGGGGCGGCACTCGCCGCGCCTGAATGTCTCGATCGCCTGGCGCGTTTGCTGGGGCCCTGGCCCATTAACCGGGCGGCCCAATACCTAGGCGCGCAATTGTTTGCTGACAGCGACTGGCAGCAGACAAACCAGCGGCGACTGCTGCGGGCGTCCGGTGAACAGGCCGCCCTGTGGGCGGCGCTGTTCGGTGGGGAGGCTGTTGCCTGCCAGTCTCAAGCGCTGTTTAACAGTTATCGACTGCCGCTGAGACGTGCGGACGACTGGGCCTCGGCACTGCTTGCACAGGGCATTCTGAGCCGCGTATATCGCTGCGGTGAATGGGGGTATCTGCGTTTGGGGCTGGCGGAAGATGCTGGCCTGCTGAAGGCGAGGCTGGGGGCGGTGATCGCGCCGAGCTGA
- the cbiB gene encoding adenosylcobinamide-phosphate synthase CbiB produces MTVSISATAAAVLLAVLLDRFLGEPARAHPLVWFGRIAQWLEARLNSPASERQTPSRQIWRGALAWLVAVLPLLALVYLLTRWVSAHWPVLGVLLDAALLYLAIGWQSMREHIWPIERALLASDEPRARQALSLIVSRDTAELDQQQVATAACESLLENSSDALFASLFWYALGGPVMVIMHRLANTLDAMWGYRSTRFLYFGRLAARLDDVLNFFPAQLTALGFALLRLSPGSVRRQFMQGWSWKSLNAGAVMASGASALGIQLGGGARYHGEWQPRATLGQGRAAAPGDLSRGLRLVDQLCLLWLLVILLWNIQL; encoded by the coding sequence ATGACTGTATCCATCTCTGCCACCGCTGCGGCTGTATTGCTTGCGGTTCTGCTGGACCGCTTTCTTGGCGAACCCGCGCGCGCGCACCCACTGGTGTGGTTTGGGCGTATCGCCCAGTGGCTGGAAGCGCGTTTGAATTCTCCGGCATCCGAGCGGCAGACTCCGTCACGACAGATTTGGCGCGGCGCGCTGGCCTGGCTTGTGGCGGTGTTGCCGTTATTGGCACTGGTCTATCTGCTTACGCGCTGGGTGTCGGCACATTGGCCGGTGCTGGGTGTTTTGCTGGATGCGGCGCTGCTGTATCTGGCAATTGGCTGGCAAAGTATGCGCGAGCATATCTGGCCTATTGAACGGGCGCTTCTTGCCAGTGATGAGCCGCGCGCCCGACAGGCGCTTTCGCTGATTGTCAGCCGCGATACCGCTGAGCTGGATCAGCAGCAGGTCGCGACGGCGGCCTGTGAGTCGCTGTTGGAAAACAGCAGCGATGCGCTGTTTGCCTCGCTGTTCTGGTATGCCCTTGGCGGGCCGGTGATGGTGATTATGCATCGTCTGGCGAACACTCTGGACGCCATGTGGGGGTATCGCAGTACCCGCTTTTTATATTTTGGCCGCCTTGCCGCGCGTCTGGATGATGTGCTGAATTTCTTCCCGGCACAGCTCACGGCCCTGGGTTTTGCATTGCTTCGCCTGTCGCCCGGCAGCGTTCGCCGCCAGTTTATGCAGGGCTGGAGCTGGAAAAGCCTTAATGCTGGTGCTGTGATGGCCAGCGGCGCGTCGGCACTGGGGATTCAACTGGGTGGTGGCGCCCGCTATCACGGCGAGTGGCAGCCGCGTGCAACGCTGGGGCAGGGGCGTGCTGCCGCGCCCGGAGACTTGAGCCGTGGTTTGCGACTGGTGGATCAGCTCTGCCTGCTGTGGCTGCTGGTGATCCTGTTGTGGAATATTCAGCTGTGA
- a CDS encoding amidohydrolase family protein, protein MDHMIFDAHLHIIDPAYPLVSNEGYLPDPYTVDDYVGQTVELGIGGGAVVSGSFQSFDQSYLQAALANLGPHFVGVTQLPLDVSDESLMALDACRVRALRFNVRRGGREAVEHLSYFAERVHEMLGWHAEIYCDSRHLGELETALYRLPAVSIDHLGLSKKGLPLLYRLVEKGVRVKATGFGRVDFAVSQVLRRLYDINPQALMFGTDLPSTRSPRPFNPVDIEIIGNTLGDDGARRVLWENAAEFYRLPN, encoded by the coding sequence ATGGATCACATGATTTTCGATGCGCACCTGCACATTATTGACCCGGCGTACCCATTGGTCAGTAACGAAGGCTATCTTCCCGATCCCTATACCGTCGATGACTACGTCGGTCAGACGGTCGAGCTGGGGATTGGTGGTGGAGCCGTGGTCTCCGGTTCTTTCCAGAGTTTTGATCAGTCTTACCTGCAGGCCGCGTTGGCCAATCTTGGCCCGCACTTTGTCGGCGTTACCCAGTTGCCTCTCGATGTCTCCGACGAATCGCTGATGGCTCTCGATGCCTGCCGGGTTCGGGCTCTGCGTTTTAATGTACGGCGCGGCGGTCGGGAGGCCGTTGAACACCTGAGCTATTTTGCCGAGCGCGTGCACGAAATGCTCGGTTGGCACGCCGAGATTTATTGCGACAGTCGTCACTTGGGCGAGCTTGAAACCGCCTTGTATCGATTACCTGCGGTGAGCATTGACCATCTCGGGCTGAGCAAAAAAGGCCTGCCGCTGCTGTATCGTCTGGTAGAGAAGGGCGTGCGGGTGAAGGCCACCGGGTTCGGACGGGTGGATTTTGCTGTGAGCCAAGTGCTGAGGCGACTCTACGACATCAATCCTCAGGCGTTGATGTTCGGTACAGACCTGCCGTCGACTCGCTCGCCGAGACCGTTCAACCCTGTGGATATCGAAATCATTGGCAACACCTTAGGAGACGACGGTGCAAGGCGGGTGCTCTGGGAAAATGCCGCCGAGTTTTACCGCTTGCCGAATTGA